Below is a genomic region from Mesorhizobium sp. NZP2298.
GCCAACCTCGATCTCGAGGAACTGCTGGCGACCCGCCTTCTGGTGCAGGGCAATTCCGGCTCCGGCAAGTCGCATCTCTTGCGCCGCCTCCTGGAGCAGAGCGCGCCCTGGGTGCAGCAGACAATCATCGATCCCGAAGGCGACTTCGTCTCGCTCGGCGAGCGCTACGGCCATCTGGTGATCGATGCCGAGGAGCATACCGAGCGCGGGCTGCAGGCGGCCGGCGAGCGGGCGCGCATCCACCGCGTCTCGACCGTGCTCAACCTCGAAGGGCTCGACGCGGAGAACCAGATGCGGCGCGCCGCCGCCTTTCTCGGCGGGTTGTTCGAGGTCGCCCGTGACCATTGGTACCCGATGCTGGTGGTGGTGGACGAGGCGCAACTGTTCGCGCCGGCGGTGGCCGGCGAGGTTTCCGACGAGGCGCGCAAGCTTTCGCTCGGCGCCATGACCAATCTGATGTGCCGCGGCCGCAAGCGCGGGCTGGCCGGCATCATCGCCACGCAGCGTCTGGCCAAGCTCGCCAAGAATGTCGCCGCCGAGGCGTCGAATTTCCTCATGGGCCGGACTTTCCTCGACATCGACATGGCGCGCGCCGCCGATCTGCTCGGCATGGAGCGGCGCCAGGCGGAAGCCTTTCGCGATCTGGAGCGCGGGCAGTTCATGGCGCTGGGGCCCGCGCTGTCGCGCCGTCCGCTCGGCCTGCGTATCGGGCCGACCGACACCAGCCCGCGCAACGGCACGCCGCGGCTGATGGCGATGCCGGAGGCAGCGCTTGAGGACGCCCGCGCGATCATCCTGGCGGCGCCGCCGCCCGAGACGGTGCGCGCGCCGCGCCGGGTGGCGTCGCCGGATCTGCTCGACCAGCTGATGGCGGCGAAGTCGGCGGCGCTCGAAATCCGCCCCGAACCGCCGGAGCCGCAGATCAGCGCCGAGGATCTGGCCGATCGGCGCGAACGGGTCGACCGCGTGCTGCGCGCCATTCTCGCGCAACCCGACGCGGGTTTCCGCGTCATCGGGGTGCTCTACCAGGAATTCGTGGTACGCTGCCGTATCGAGGGCCTCGCCTCGGTGGTGCCGGATCTGCCGGAGTTCCGCCGCATGCTGACGCGCGCGCGCGCCGGCCTCGGCTCCGAGACGACGCAGGATGACGCGTGGCGGGACGTTTCCGTCCGCGCCTCGCTGCTGCCCGACGACATGCAGGGTGTGTTCATGATGATCGCGCGTGCCGCCAAGGAGGGCTGGCCGTGCCCGAGCGACGCCGCGATCGCGCGCGCCTATGGCTCGCACTCGCTGCGCCGCGCCCGGCGCCTCCTGACCTATATCGAGGAGCAAGGCCTCATCGTCTGCCAGATCGACGGCACGGGAAAGCGCACCGTGACACTGGTCGAACTCGCCTGGGCCACGGCGCCGGGCGATCCCAATGCCGAGGAGGCGGAGCAGGGGAGCCTGGCGCTATAGGGGAAGCCATGACGCGTCAACTCCTGAGGCAGCGTGGTCGCTCATCCGGTTTTGGCGAGGGTGGTCGACAAATACTGGTCAGCCTGCGGCCGCAATGCCGGCGTGATGGCTGCCCAATTGCCACAGGGGCAGGGGAAAGCGCCCGTGCTGCACTTCGATGAGGCGGAAGCCGGCGGCGCCGATCAGGCGCAACGGATCGCGGTTGAGGTGGCAGCCGCCGGCGATCGATCCCCACAGCCGGTTCAGGCGCTCCTGCCACCGGCGGCAACGCGGCCCCTCGGCCTGGCCGTGCTCGATGAAGATCAGTCGCCCCGTCGGCTTCAGGATGCGCCGGATTTCGCCGAGCGCCGCCTCTGGGTCCGGAATGGTGCAGAAAGCATAGGTGACGACGACCGTGTCGGCGAGGCCATCGGCCAGTGGCAGGCTTTCGCCGCTCGCCCGCAGGCACTCGACCCGGAATGGCAAGCCACGGCTCCTGGGTCCGGCAAGGCCGAGCATCGTGCCGTCGGGATCGACGCCGATCAGCCATTCCACTTTGGCGGGGTCGTAATAGGGAAGGTTGAGGCCGGACCCGAAGCCAACCTCGACGACGACGCCTTGCGCCCGCGGGATGACGCGCTTGCGCATATGCGAAAAGGCGCCGGCCGAACAGCCGGCGTGGACGAAGTAAGGGGCGACGCAGCGCGCGTACCAGGAAAGGCAGGTCTGGCACATGGTTCAGCCTCCATGCCCGGCGGCAGGGGCGCCGGCTAGCGGTTCTGACTTGCGATGGCTTGATGTATTGACCGGTGACATTTCTCGCTCCAAGGGAGTTGATCGGGCCGGATCGGCTCGAAACCGGGGATAGAAGGCCGGCGTCCCCTCAACGTCCTCTGAAAACCCTTGCCCGGCCGCGTGCGGATCGATGGAGCTGATACAACTCAGACTTCTGGGTTTTCCGGAGTTCCGGCTGAACGGGCGGCCGATAGAGCTTGCCTTGCGCAAGGCGGCGGCGCTGGTCATCTACCTCGCCGAGGCCGGCGGGCCGGTGGCGCGCGACGTCGCCGCCACGCTGCTATGGCCCGAGGCCGACGCGGAAGCCGCCCGCGCCCGCCTGCGGCGCACGCTCTACAAGATCCGCGTCGCGTTCGGCGAGGAAGTCATATCCGCCAGCGCGGCATCGCTGAGCCTGCGCCCGGCGCTGTCGGTCGAGGCCGACTCCCGGGCTTTCGACCACGCCTGCGACGCCGGGCTTCTCGACGATGCCGCCGACCTCTACACCGGCGACTATCTCGCCGGTTTCTCGCTGCCGGATTGTCCCGAATTCGAGGAATGGGTTTTCTTTCGCCGCGAGGCCTTGCGCAGCCGGCTGGTGCAGGCGCTGGAGCGGCTGGTCGAAGCCAAGATCGCCGGGGGCGAACCGCGCGGCGCTGTAGTCCACGCGACGCGGCTTGCCGCCCTCGACCCCTTGAGCGAAAGCGCGCACCGCCACCTGATCCGCGCCCATCTGGCGGCGGGCGACAGGGCGGCGGCCGAGCGCCAGGGCGAAACCTGCATGCGGCTGCTGCGCGACGAACTCGGCGTGGCGCCGGACCCGGCCACGCTCGCCCTGCTGCGCGCGCCGACGCCCGACCCCGAACTGGAGATGCC
It encodes:
- a CDS encoding ATP-binding protein, which codes for MTVAIEMGHTTAGAPANLDLEELLATRLLVQGNSGSGKSHLLRRLLEQSAPWVQQTIIDPEGDFVSLGERYGHLVIDAEEHTERGLQAAGERARIHRVSTVLNLEGLDAENQMRRAAAFLGGLFEVARDHWYPMLVVVDEAQLFAPAVAGEVSDEARKLSLGAMTNLMCRGRKRGLAGIIATQRLAKLAKNVAAEASNFLMGRTFLDIDMARAADLLGMERRQAEAFRDLERGQFMALGPALSRRPLGLRIGPTDTSPRNGTPRLMAMPEAALEDARAIILAAPPPETVRAPRRVASPDLLDQLMAAKSAALEIRPEPPEPQISAEDLADRRERVDRVLRAILAQPDAGFRVIGVLYQEFVVRCRIEGLASVVPDLPEFRRMLTRARAGLGSETTQDDAWRDVSVRASLLPDDMQGVFMMIARAAKEGWPCPSDAAIARAYGSHSLRRARRLLTYIEEQGLIVCQIDGTGKRTVTLVELAWATAPGDPNAEEAEQGSLAL
- a CDS encoding class I SAM-dependent methyltransferase, translating into MCQTCLSWYARCVAPYFVHAGCSAGAFSHMRKRVIPRAQGVVVEVGFGSGLNLPYYDPAKVEWLIGVDPDGTMLGLAGPRSRGLPFRVECLRASGESLPLADGLADTVVVTYAFCTIPDPEAALGEIRRILKPTGRLIFIEHGQAEGPRCRRWQERLNRLWGSIAGGCHLNRDPLRLIGAAGFRLIEVQHGRFPLPLWQLGSHHAGIAAAG